A genomic segment from Agrobacterium vitis encodes:
- a CDS encoding ABC transporter substrate-binding protein codes for MTLKTILLGACSVFAMAGVASAETLTIATVNNGDMIRMQKLTDDFTSKNPGIDVKWVTLEENVLRQKVTTDVATKGGQYDVMTIGIYEAPIWGKQGWLAPLDKLSADKAYDAADLLPPVRSGLTVDGKLYAAPFYAESSMVMYRKDLFEKAGLKMPEAPTWDFIKEAADKITDKSKEVYGICLRGKAGWGENIAFLSAMSNSFGARWFDEQWKPQFDQPEWKKTLQFYVDLMKKNGPPGASSNGFNENLALFQTGKCGMWIDATVAASFVTNPKESKVADQVGFALAPDNGLGKRGNWLWSWNLAIPAGSKKVEAAEKFIAWATSKDYLKLVAEKDGWANVPPGTRTSLYANADYQKAAPFAKMTLDSINAADPKHPTVKPVPYEGVQYVAIPEFQGIGTAVGQQFSAALAGQTTVDQALKTAQTLTEREMKKAGYPKK; via the coding sequence ATGACATTGAAAACCATATTGCTGGGCGCGTGCTCGGTCTTCGCCATGGCTGGCGTGGCCTCTGCTGAAACGCTCACCATCGCCACCGTCAACAACGGCGACATGATCCGTATGCAAAAGCTGACGGATGATTTTACAAGCAAGAACCCCGGCATTGATGTGAAGTGGGTCACGCTCGAAGAAAACGTGCTGCGCCAGAAGGTCACCACCGATGTCGCCACCAAGGGCGGCCAGTATGACGTGATGACGATAGGCATTTACGAAGCCCCCATCTGGGGCAAGCAAGGTTGGCTGGCACCGCTGGACAAGCTGAGTGCCGACAAGGCTTACGATGCCGCCGATCTTCTGCCGCCGGTGCGCTCTGGCCTGACCGTCGATGGCAAGCTTTATGCCGCACCGTTCTATGCCGAAAGCTCGATGGTGATGTATCGCAAGGATCTGTTTGAAAAAGCAGGCCTGAAAATGCCGGAAGCCCCCACCTGGGACTTCATCAAGGAAGCCGCCGACAAGATCACCGATAAATCCAAGGAAGTCTACGGCATCTGCCTGCGCGGCAAGGCTGGCTGGGGTGAAAATATCGCTTTCCTCTCCGCCATGTCCAACTCCTTTGGTGCCCGCTGGTTTGATGAGCAGTGGAAGCCACAGTTTGATCAGCCCGAATGGAAAAAGACCCTTCAGTTCTACGTGGACCTGATGAAGAAGAACGGCCCTCCGGGTGCGTCTTCCAATGGCTTTAATGAAAACCTCGCTTTGTTCCAGACCGGCAAATGCGGCATGTGGATTGATGCCACGGTCGCGGCTTCCTTCGTGACCAACCCGAAGGAATCCAAGGTTGCCGATCAGGTCGGCTTTGCTTTGGCTCCTGATAATGGTCTTGGCAAGCGCGGCAACTGGCTGTGGTCGTGGAACCTTGCCATTCCGGCTGGCTCCAAGAAGGTGGAAGCCGCTGAAAAGTTCATCGCCTGGGCAACCAGCAAGGACTATTTGAAGCTGGTGGCGGAGAAGGATGGCTGGGCCAACGTTCCTCCGGGCACACGCACCTCGCTCTATGCCAATGCTGATTACCAAAAGGCAGCACCTTTTGCCAAAATGACGCTAGACAGCATCAACGCAGCAGACCCCAAGCATCCCACCGTCAAGCCCGTGCCTTATGAGGGCGTGCAATATGTGGCTATCCCAGAGTTTCAGGGCATCGGCACCGCCGTTGGCCAGCAATTCTCGGCGGCTCTTGCCGGTCAGACCACGGTGGATCAGGCGTTGAAGACGGCGCAGACCTTGACCGAGCGTGAGATGAAGAAGGCGGGTTATCCGAAGAAGTAA